GATAGTTCCGGCGGCACGATTTCAGCGAATTCAATTCGGCCCAGTGCGAATTTCACCAGCTTCCAGCATCAGGCCTACACACTTAACTATCCCGAGAATTGGCACGTATTCGGCGACTCCACCTCAGACGTTACCATCGCCCCGGAGGCGGGAGTCTCTCAGAATGTAGTGGCGTTCGGCGTAATCATCAGTGGCTTTCAGCCAGAAAGCTCCAATTCCATCGACGGAGCTACCCGTGAGCTGATCGATTCTCTGCGGCACTCCAGTCCTGATCTCCGGCCCGTAGGCACCGAGCAGGAGATTCGTGTGAACGGCATCACTGGACGCTCGGTGGACCTTATGGGCCGCTCCCCCTTGCGAGATAGTTCGGGCCAACCGGTTCAGGAGCACGACTGGCTCGTCATCCTACCGCGCGGGGACGGCACAGTTCTCTATGCCGTCTTCATATCTCCCGACAAGGACTTTACTGTGCTTCGCCCCACCTACGAGCGCATGCTCAAGAGCCTGCAGATGCGGTAGTCCGGCCCTGGGAGCCCAACCCTTCCGCCCTCTTTTGGCGGAGGGTGGCTATGAAATCGCTATTTCTTAGCCGAAACCGGAATCATTGCATGTTCGTATGGCGTACCCGCCCACATCATGTACGGCTTGGTGGGATCGGGGTCGGGAGCTTCTGTGTAACCCAGGGTCTTGCTGGGCGGACCGAAAACCATGATGTGGGGGCCGGTAACGATCCAATGATTGTCCGCAGTCTTGCCCGTGGCGTAGGGATCGGTATTGCTCGCACCCTCGTCGCCAGCCAGCATGTAGGAAATGCCGACCTTATTTGGCGGTGGCTCGTGCCTCATCATGGCATGGATGAATTCCATGCTGTTAGCGTCGTTGCACATCTTGTCCGTGCCCATAACCATGCATGTGAACCCGTTCTTTCCCTCCCGCAGGGTGCGCATGCTCCCATCGCTTTCGACCCGGACCACTGCGGCGCCATCGGCAACGCCCTTCGGTGCAGCGGAGAGAGCCTGCGTGGTGTATTCGGAGTCCGATAGTTTTTTCTGAGCCCCTGCCGTGCACGCGATCGCCACCAGCGATACGGTAGTCATGAGCATCGTCCTCACCCTTGGCATGTTTTCCTCCACAGCTTCGCGCTGAACCTCAAGTTGCACTCAAGCAGGCGGCATTTTACAGCCGCTGTTCCCGACGTCAAGTTGAGGCCGGTTTGCGGGCGTGAGCGAAGCGGGAACCCGCTGGCGAAATCCCGAGTGTAGCGAGGGATCTGTTGTTGCAGAATGCTCCGACGGCAAGGGTATCGGTTTCATTTGGCGAGGCTTTTGAGGAGAACTGTGCTCGGATTATTCTTACCTCAGGTCAAGGAGCAAGCGCATGAAGCTGGTTGCCAAATTTAACTTGATACTCGTGATTTTATTCGGCGTTGGTCTTGCCGTGATCGCGTACATGTCCTACAGCTTCCTCATGTCGAACGCGCGCGATCAGGTTCTGCAACAGGCTCAGTTGATGGTCGAGAGTGCCAGTTCGACTCGCGAATACACAGCGCAGGAGCTGACGCCGCTTCTGGAAGAAAATCCGCGGCACCTAACGACCTTCTTGCCGCAAACGATTCCTTTCTATGCTGCGACGGTGACTTTTGCTCGCCTGCACGGGAAATATCCGGACTACACATACAAGGAAGCCGCACTTAATCCTTCCAATCCCCGCGACCGGGCCGTGGAATGGGAGTCAGACTTGATTCAGTATTTCCGCAATCATCCCGGGCAAAGGGAACTTGTAGGTGAACGCGAAACCCCGACAGGACGCTCTCTGTACCTGGCTCACCCTATTGCAGTTGGGAAGGAATGTCTGGACTGTCACGATCGTCCAGAAACCGCTCCGG
This Terriglobales bacterium DNA region includes the following protein-coding sequences:
- a CDS encoding DUF3365 domain-containing protein; translated protein: MKLVAKFNLILVILFGVGLAVIAYMSYSFLMSNARDQVLQQAQLMVESASSTREYTAQELTPLLEENPRHLTTFLPQTIPFYAATVTFARLHGKYPDYTYKEAALNPSNPRDRAVEWESDLIQYFRNHPGQRELVGERETPTGRSLYLAHPIAVGKECLDCHDRPETAPATIVQTYGTANGFGWKLNEINAAQIVSVPMTVPVGIANRAFRRLMTYLTVIFLLTLAAMDAALYYMVIRPLRRLSHAADKISKGDKDLPELPVHSTDEIGTVTASFNRMCVSLSKALKMLNE